In one window of Myxosarcina sp. GI1 DNA:
- a CDS encoding helix-turn-helix transcriptional regulator yields MTVKVRRIVKQEVDIPGLGYQIKKAREADDRPVTELAKTVGISRNYWYQLEAEAVLGGVAEDTIKKIEKVLNADFGIDFDD; encoded by the coding sequence ATGACTGTGAAAGTCAGGCGAATTGTCAAACAAGAAGTTGATATTCCAGGATTGGGATATCAAATAAAAAAAGCAAGAGAAGCTGACGATCGTCCAGTCACAGAGTTGGCAAAAACAGTCGGAATTTCTCGCAACTATTGGTATCAGTTGGAAGCTGAAGCTGTATTAGGAGGTGTAGCGGAAGATACGATCAAAAAGATAGAAAAAGTTTTAAATGCCGATTTTGGCATTGACTTTGATGATTAA